Within the Nocardioides aurantiacus genome, the region GCCCGTCCGCAGCGCACGCCGCGGGCCGACGAGCTGTGAGCGCGTCCCGGCCCGTACGCCGCGTCGACCGGCAGGCCCTCCAGGGACTCGCCCACCCGCTCCGCGTCCAGCTGTACGACGCGCTGGTCTCCGAGGGCGCGGCCACGGCCTCCGAGCTCGGCCGTCGGCTGGGGGAGTCGAGCGGGTCGACGAGCTACCACCTGCGCCAGCTGGAGCGGCACGGGTTCGTGGAGACCGACCCCGCCCGCGGCACCGGCCGCGAGCGCTGGTGGCGGGCCACCGAGGAGGACCTCCGCACCCGCGGTGCCGACTTCGAGGACGACCCCTCCGCCGCCGAGGCCTACCGCATCCTCGACACCGAGTGGGCCCGCTCGCGTCGGGGCCGCCACGAGTCGTGGCGGGCCTCCCGACGGGAGTGGCCGATGCCGTGGCGCGAAGCGGCTGGCGAGTCGACCAGCCACCTCCGCCTCGACGTCGAGGAGACCGCCGAGCTGATGGCCGAGGTGGTCGCACTGATGTCGTCCTGGGCCGAGCGCACCGACGGCCGCGACGGCGACCCGCGCTACCGCTCGGTGGAGGTCCAGGCCAACGTGTTCCCCAACGGGCGGCCGCCGGGGGTGTCGACGGACTAGATGAGCGGCAGCCGCTTCTGCGAGCGCGGCAGGTGCTCGTAGCCGCGGCGCACCGCGTGGGCCAGGTCCTCGGCCGGGTAGGGCCACTGGCCCGCCGCGAGCGCCTCGGACGCGGGTACGCCGCGCGAGGCGAGGTCGCGGATCGTCTCGGCCACCACGCCGATCGACGAGCGCTGCTCGAAGACGAAGTCGCGGTCCACCGGCGACCCGTGCCCCGGCACCACCACCGTGGCCGGGCCGACCAGCTCGAGCGCGAGGTCGAGGCTCAGTGGCCACTCCATCGGCCAGGAGTCCTCGCCCCACACCGGCGTCCCCGACTCCTCGACCAGGTCGCCGGCGACCAGCACGTCGGCGTCCTCGACCCGGGCGAGGAGGTCGCCGTCGGTGTGGCCGCGGCCGGGGTGGACCAGCTCGACGACCCGGTCGCCCAGGTCGATCGCGGTCACCGAGGAGAACGTGCGGTCGGGCGGCGAGACGACCGCGGCTGCGGCCTCCTCGGCCCGCGGCCCGTCGTACGCCGCCACCGAGCGCGGCAGGTGCCCCTCCCAGTCACCCGCCTCGTGGCCGGTCACCACCACACCCTCGCCGGCGGCGCGGGCGGCGGCGTTGCCGAGCACGTGGTCGAGGTGCGCGTGCGTGTTGACCACCTCCACGAGCGGCGCCCGCGTGGCGCGGCGCACGACCTCGAGGACCTCGGCGAAGGAGGCGTCCGAGGTGTGGGTGTCGACGAGCAGCAGGCCGCGCTGGCCCTCGACGGCGGTGACGTTGACGTCCCACCAGGGGTGGCGCACCACCCAGACACGGTCGGCCAGCTCGGTCAGGGTGGGCTCGCCGTGGGGGCGTGGCGTGGCGTCGGACACCCCGCGAGCGTATGACGCGGCGCGTAGACTTGGCACTCGGAAACCCGGAGTGCCAACCTGGCCGCGGAGCCACCCGACGGGTGGACCGGACACGTGGACGGAGGAGCTGTGCAGGAGGACCGTCGGCTCGCCGTGCTGCGCGCCATCGTCGAGGACTACGTCGCCACCCGTGAGCCCGTGGGCAGCAAGGCGCTGGTCGAGCGGCACGCGCTCGGTGTCTCCCCGGCCACCGTCCGCAACGACATGGCCGCGCTGGAGGAGGAGGGGCTGATCGCCCAGCCGCACACCAGCGCGGGCCGGATCCCCACCGACAAGGGCTACCGCTTCTTCGTCGACCGGCTGACCCAGGTCAAGCCGATGTCGGCGGCCGAGAAGCGCGCCATCGCACGCTTCCTCGAGGGTGCCCACGACCTCGACGACGTGATCTCGCGCTCGGTCCGGCTGCTGGCGCAGCTGACCCAGCAGGTCGCGATCGTGCAGTACCCCACGCTCGCCCGCTCCACGGTCCGTCACGTCGAGCTGGTCTCGCTGACCGAGACCCGCGTGCTGCTGGTGCTGATCCTCTCCACCGGTCGGGTCGAGCAGCGCGTGGTCGAGCTGCCCGAGGGCCTGGACGCCGCCGCCCTGGCCGAGCTGCGGGGCAAGATCCTGCGCGCGGCCGTGGGGGAGCGCATCACCGAGGCGGCCACCGCGCTGGGCCGCCTCACCGAGCAGGTCGAGCCCGGCGACCGCACCCCGGTCGCCGTGATCGGCGCCGCGCTGGTCGAGGCGATGAGCAACGAGCGCACCGACGAGCGGGTCGTGGTCGGCGGCACCGCCAACCTGGCCCGCTTCGGCGACGGCTTCGACCGCTCCATCAAGCCGATGCTCGAGGCGCTGGAGGAGCACGTCGTGCTGCTGCAGCTGTTGGGCGAGGCGACCTCCGCCGGCTCGGTGACGGTGCGGATCGGGGCCGAGGGGCCCTACCGCGAGCTCGCCACCACCTCGGTCGTGGCCACCGGCTACGGCCCCGGCGAGGAGGTCGTCGGCTCGCTCGGCGTGGTCGGCCCGACCCGCATGGACTACCCCGGCTCGATGGCGGCGGTGCGCGCGGTCGCGCGCTACGTCTCCACGATCCTCGACCAGGCCTGAGCCCGCCCGACCTCCTTCCCGCCCACCGACTGCTGCCCACCGGCCGCCCACCCCGACACGAAAGAGACTTCGTTGAGCCAGGACCCCTACGAGATCCTCGGCGTCTCCCGCGACGCCGAGGCCGACGAGATCAAGAAGGCCTACCGCCGTCTGGCCCGTCAGCTGCACCCCGACGTGAACCCCGACCCGGCGACCCAGGAGCGGTTCAAGGAGGTCTCCGCGGCCTACGAGGTGCTCGCGGACCCCGAGAAGCGCCGGATGTACGACCTCGGCGGCGACCCCTTCGGTCGCGGCGGTGCCGGGGCCGGCCAGGGCGCGGGCTTCTCCTTCACCGACATCATGGACGCCTTCTTCGGCGGCCAGGCCGGTGGCGCCGGGCAGGGTCGCGGCCCCCGGCCGCGGTCGCGGCGCGGCCAGGACGCCCTGGTGCGGCTCGAGGTCGACCTGGCCGAGGCGGCGTTCGGCGTCTCCCGCGAGCTCAAGGTCGACACGGCCGTGCTCTGCACCGTCTGCGAGGGCAGCGGCGCGGCCCAGGGCTCCACCCCGGTCACCTGCGAGACCTGCCACGGCCGTGGCGAGGTGCAGCAGGTGCAGCGCTCGTTCCTGGGCGAGGTCCGCACGCTGCGGGCCTGCCCGGCCTGCCGCGGCTTCGGCGAGATCATCCCCGAGCCGTGCCGCGAGTGCTCCGGCGACGGCCGGGTCCGGTCGCGTCGCACGCTCACCGTCAAGATCCCGCCGGGCGTCGACACCGGCACCCGCGTGCAGCTCGCCGGTGAGGGAGAGACCGGTCCCGGCGGCGGCCCCGCGGGCGACCTCTACGTCGAGATCCAGGTCGCGCCCCACGAGGTGTTCAGCCGTGACGGCACCGACCTGCGCTGCCACGTCACCGTCCCGATGACGGCCGCCGCGCTCGGCACCACGATCAAGATGCCGCTGCTCCAGGCCGACGTGGCCGAGGCCGACTCCGAGATGGACCTGTGGGTCGACGTCGAGGTCCGTCCCGGCACCCAGTCGGGCCAGGAGCAGGTGCTGCGCGGCCGCGGCATCCCGCACCTGCGCTCGCAGGTGCGCGGCGACCTCGTGATCACGATCGACGTCGAGACCCCCGCGCGCCTCGACGACCGCCAGACCGAGCTGCTCCAGGAGCTGGCCCGGCTGCGTCACGAGGAGTCGCCCGACGGCCGGATCCAGCAGCCCCACAAGGGCATGTTCGGCCGGCTGCGCGACGCCTTCCACCCCCGCTAGGCCGACCGCGTGAGCCTGCCCGTCTTCCTCGGACCGGTCACCGACGCCCGCGTCGGTGACCGGGTCCGGGTCGAGGGCGACGAGGCCCGTCACGCCGTCGTGGTGCGGCGCACGCGCACGGGCGAGCAGGTGGTCCTCACCGACGGCGAGGGCACCGCGGCCACCGGTGAGGTGGTCGAGGCCCAGAAGAACGCGTTCGTGGTCGCGGTGACCGAGGTCCGCCACGAGGACCGCGCCACCCCCCACGTCACCGTCGTCCAGGCCGTCCCCAAGGGCGACCGCGGCGAGCTGGCCGTCGAGGTCCTGACCGAGGTCGGGGTCGACCGCGTGGTCCCCTGGGCCGCCGCACGCTGCGTCGGGGTCTGGCGCGGGGAGCGGGCCGAGAAGTCGCTGGCCAAGTGGCGCGCCACCGCCCGCGAGGCGGGCAAGCAGTCGCGCCGCGCCTGGTTGCCGGAGGTACGCCGCCTCGCCACCACCGCCGACGTCGTCGCCCTGCTCAAGGAGGCCGACCTCGGGGTGGTGCTCCACGAGGCGGCCGACACGGCGTTCGCCGCGCTGCCGGTGGCGAGCGACGGCGTCGACGTGGCGTCGGTCGTCGTGGTCGTGGGCCCCGAGGGCGGCCTGACCGACGAGGAGGTCGCGGCGTTCGCCGCGGTCGCGGGCACCCACGTCGTCACCGTCGGCCGGTCGGTGCTCCGCACCTCGACGGCCGGCGTCGTCGCGGTCGCAGCGCTGCTGTCCCGGACGGGCCGCTGGGCCTAGTCGGGGCCTAGTCGGGGCCGGTCGGGGCCCGGTCGGGGTCCGGTCGGGTCTCGACGCCCGCCAGGAAGTCGACCACCACCGCGAGCGGCATCTCGCACGGCTTGAGCACCCACCCCTCGCCCAGGGCGTAGGCGTTGGTGCTGACCACCGCCGAACCGTCCAGCGCCTCGGCGTACACGCTGGCGCTGCGGCCGCCCGCACGGGTGGTGCGGGTGACCGACCAGCGACGGCCGTCGTACGACGCCTGCGACCAGCCCTCGGGCACCCGGGCCAGCAGTGCGGCCACGGCGTCGGGACCGCTCACCGGACCTGCAGCCGCTTGGTCTCGCGGCTCCCGCCGGCCAGCGAGACCACGAGGATGAAGTCGCCGACGGGGGAGGAGACGTCGAAGTCGTAGGCCGCGACCTCGCCGGGCCGCTCCGCCTCCGCCGTGCCCTCGCGCACCACCACCTCCTCGTCGTCCACCAGCCGCCACGCCAGCCGGCCGTCCTCGGAGCGCGCCCACCCCCGCACCGTGAACGCGCTGCTGACCACGGCACCGTCGGCGGGGCTGTCGACCAGCACCCGGGAGACCGCCCCGTCCTCGGCCACCACGGGGTCGCCGAGCGGGACGCCCCACAGCGCGTCGGCCGGGGCGCCGTCCAGCAGCACCTCGACGGGCAGCCGGCTACGGGTGGCGGTGTCGACCGTCCACACCAGGGCCTGCAGCGCGGTGGCCGCCTGCGCCCGGCCGACGTCGGCGTCGGTGTCGAGCCCGGCGAGGTCCACCGTCACGCGGTCGCTGCCCACGCGGGTGGCCACCCGCGCCTCCACCTCGGGCCACCCCGGGGCGAGGTCGTCGTCGACCACCTGCCGGCTGACCAGCTGCTGGACCGCCACCTGCACGTCGTCGCCGGTCGCGTCCTCGACGAGGTGGCGGTCGGCGAAGAGCAGGGTGCCGCCGCGCGCCACGGCGTACGTCGTCACCGCGAGGTCGCGTGGCTCCTCCTGGCCGCCCGTCGCACCGACGGACCGCGTCTCGTCGACGGCCCCGTCGGTGGGCGGCGCGGGCCGGTCGCGGTCCGCGGCCCAGGAGATGCCCCCGATGACCACGGTCGTCGCCGTGGCGGCGGCCAGCACGCGCGGCACCCACCAGGCGGGGCGCTGCTCGTCGGGCTGCTGCTCAGGGCGCGCGAGCCGGGGGAGCGCGGGCATGGGACCTCCTGCGGCCACGGTACGACGCTCCCGCTGTCCGCGAACGGCCCACGAGGGGTCGTGGCCACCGCGGGCGTCGGTCATAGTGGGGCCATGAGCGCGTCGAGCCCTGTCGAGGACTGCCTGTTCTGCCGCATCGTCGCCGGGGAGGTGCCCGCCGAGGTGGTCCACCGCGGCGACACGACGCTGGCCTTCCGCGACGTCAACCCGCAGGCGCCCACCCACGTGCTCGTCGTGCCGCAGGCCCACCACGCCGACGCGGCCGCGCTCGCCCAGGACGACCCCGCCACCCTGGCCCGGCTCGTCGACGCGGCCCGTGAGGTCGCTGCGGCCGAGGGCCTCGACGACGGCTACCGGCTGGTCTTCAACACCGGCGCCCAGGCCGGCCAGACCGTCTTCCACGTCCATCTGCACCTGCTCGGCGGTCGCGACCTGGGCTGGCCGCCCGGATGACGGTCTCCCGCGGCCGCGCCCAGGACGGACCGGTCCTGGGCTCGGGAGACCGTGGCACCCGCCACCCTCTCCCGAGTCCCACCCGACCTGCCGCCCCGCACGTCGCGGTCGTGGCCGCGCTGGCCGTGCTCGCCCTGCTGCTCGGCGGTTGCGGCTCCACCGGGTCCGGCGGGACGGACGCCCCGGCGCGAGCCGGGCGGTCGGCGGTCACGCCGTCGCCGACCGGGGAGCCGGAGGCCGGCCACTCCGGCCACACCGCCGCCGCTGACGACACCCCACCCCGCCCGCTGCGGGCGGGGGAGCGGCGTGCCGGGCTGCGGATGCCGGCCGCCTACACGCCCTCGGCGCCCTACGGCCGCGGCACGGACGACTACCGCTGCTTCCTGCTCGACCCCCGGCTGGCCTCGGACCAGGTGATCACCGGCTTCGACGTGCGTCCGGGCAACCCCGACGTCGTCCACCACGTGATCCTGTTCCGGGTGCCGGCCGAGCAGGTCGACGCGGCGCAGCGGGAGGACGCGACGACCGAGGGCGAGGGCTGGACCTGCTTCGGGGACACCGGCCTCGGCGGCGGACCCGGCGCCGGCCTCGACGACGCCCCGTGGCTCGGCGCCTGGGCTCCGGGCGGCCGGGAGCAGGTGCACCCCCGCGGGCTCGGCGTCGAGCTCGACCGCGGCTCGCGGATCGTGATGCAGGTCCACTACAACCTGGTCGGCGGCGCCGAGCCGGACCGCAGTGGCGTCGACCTCCGTCTCGCCCCGCGCACGCCGGCCACGACCCTGCTCCACACCCGGCTGCTCCCCGCGCCGGTCGAGCTGCCCTGCCGCCCCGGACGCGACGACGCGGCGCTGTGCGAGCGCGCCACCGCGGTCGCCGACGTCAAGGAGCGCTTCGGTGAGGGTCCCGGGTCGACCGCCGACCTGCTGCACCTGCTGTGCGGCGAGGTGCGACCGGGGCCCGTGCAGACCTGCGACCGGCCGGTGACCCAGCCCGAGACGGTGCGCGGCGTGGCCGGCCACATGCACCTGCTCGGCCGCCAGATCCGGATCGAGGTCAACCCCGGCACGCCCCGGGCGAGGACCCTGCTCGACGTGCCGGTCTGGAACTTCGACGACCAGGGCAGCCGCACCGTCCGTCCCACCCGGCTCGTGCCCGGCGACACCGTCCGCGTCACCTGCCGCCACACCCAGCGGCTGCGCGACCAGCTCCCGTCCTTCGAGGGCGTCACCGAGCGCTACGTCGTCTGGGGCGAGGGCAGCACCGACGAGATGTGCCTCGGCATCCTCCAGGTCACCCGCCCCTGACCGGTCCGGCCGGGAAGGAACCCGGGTGACCGCGTGTTCGGCCTCCCGTAGCATCGAGACGATCATCGCCACCACACCGAAGGGCGGCCCACCGTGGGCCAGCAATGACCGAACCCAGCAACGCCGGCACCACCGGACCCCTGGCCCCGACCGCACCTGACACGGCCCCTGACGCCGCACCGGCCGCCGCACCGGCCGCCGGCGAGGCCGCGACGCGGACGCCGACGACGGTGGTGGTGCCCACCAGCATCAACATGGTCTCCCTCCTCGGGCCGCGCGACGAGCACCTCGCGCAGATGGAGAAGGCCTTCGCCGCCGACGTCCACGTGCGCGGCAACCGGATCACGCTCACCGGCGTGCCCGCCGACGTGGCGCTGGCCCAGCGCGCCCTCGACGAGCTCGTGACCATCGTCCGCACCGGCCAGGGCCTCAGCGCCGAGACCGTGGAGCGCGTGATCGGGATGCTCAAGGCCGAGACGACCGAGCGTCCCGCCGACGTGCTGAGCCTGAACATCCTGTCCAACCGCGGCCGCACGATCCGTCCCAAGACGCTGAACCAGAAGCGCTACGTCGACTCCATCGACAAGCACACGATCGTCTTCGGCATCGGCCCCGCCGGCACGGGCAAGACCTACCTGGCCATGGCCAAGGCGGTCCAGGCGCTGCAGGCCAAGAAGGTCAACCGGATCATCCTCACCCGGCCCGCGGTCGAGGCCGGTGAGCGTCTGGGCTTCCTGCCGGGCACGCTGAGCGAGAAGATCGACCCCTACCTGCGGCCGCTGTACGACGCGCTGCACGACATGCTCGACCCCGAGCTGATCCCCAAGCTGCTGGCCGCCAACACCATCGAGGTCGCCCCGCTGGCCTACATGCGCGGCCGGTCGCTCAACGACGCGTTCATCATCCTCGACGAGGCGCAGAACACCTCGCCGGAGCAGATGAAGATGTTCCTGACCCGGCTCGGCTTCGGCTCCAAGATCGTGGTCACCGGCGACGTCACCCAGGTCGACCTGCCCTCCGGCACCAAGTCGGGCCTGCGCGTGGTCGAGGACATCCTCGACGACGTCGAGGACATCGCCTTCAACCGGCTCACCGCGCACGACGTGGTGCGGCACCGGCTGGTCGGCAAGATCGTGGCGGCCTACGACGACTTCGACGCCCGCCAGGAGGGCGACCACCCCGCGACGGCCCGACCGGCCGAGCGGCGTACGGGGGAGCGCGGGTGAGCATCGAGGTCCAGAACGAGTCGCAGGTCCAGCTCGACGAGCACCGGCTGCAACGGCTGGCCCGCTCCGTCCTCGACCGGATGCGCGTCCACCCGCTCGCCGAGCTCTCGGTGACCGCGGTCGACGAGGCCACCATCGCCGAGCTGAACGCGAAGTGGATGGAGAAGACCGGGCCCACCGACGTGCTGGCCTTCCCGATGGACGAGCTGCGCCCGGGCCTGGTCAACGCCGAGCCCGAGGAGGGCGTCCTCGGCGACCTCGTGCTGTGCCCGGCCGTCGCCGCCCAGCAGGCCGAGGCGGCCGGTCACACCACGCAGGACGAGCTCGACCTGCTCACCGTCCACGGCATCCTGCACCTCCTCGGCTACGACCACGGCGAGCCCGACGAGCACCGCGAGATGTTCGCGCTCCAGGCCCAGCTGCTCGGGGAGTTCCTCGGCCACGAGTCGGACGCGGCGCAGCACGCCGCCCGACAACCGGCGCCCACGCCCGACGACCGCGGCTGAGCGGCCCGATGGACGGTCACGGCCCGGCACTGATCCTCACGGTGGTCGCCCTCGTCGCCCTCGCGGCGGTGCTCGCCAGCACCGAGGCCGCGACGACGTCGTTCTCGCGCGCCCGGGCCCTCGAGCTGGCGCACGAGCAGCGTCCCGGCGCGGTCCACCTGCTGCGGGTCCTCGACGACCCCGCCCGCCACCTCAACGCCCTGCTCTTCCTGCGGCTGCTGAGCGAGACCGCCGCGGTGGTGCTCGCCACCGCGGTCGCGATGAGCCTGCTGGGCCGCAACGACTGGTCCACGGCGCTGGTCGCCACGGTCGTGATGTTCGTGGTCCTCTTCGTCGTCATCGGGGTCGGTCCGCGCACCATCGGCCGGCAGCGCGCCGAGGCGGTCTCCCTGGCCACCGCGGGCGCCGTGCTGGCGCTGTCGCGGGTGCTCGGCCCGCTGCCCCGCCTGCTCATCCTCGTCGGCAACGCCCTCACCCCGGGCAAGGGTTTCTCCGAGGGCCCGTTCGGCTCCGAGGCCGAGCTGCGCGAGATGGTCGACCTCGCGGAGGCGTCGAGCCTGATCGAGTCCGACGAGAGCCGGATGATCCACTCCGTCTTCGAGCTCGGCGACACCTCGGTGCGCGAGGTGATGGTGCCGCGCACCGACGTGGTCTACATCGAGCGGCAGAAGACGCTGCGCCAGGCGATGTCGCTGTTCCTGCGCAGCGGCTACTCCCGGGTGCCGGTCGTGGGGGAGAGCCTCGACGACATCATCGGCTTCGTCTACCTCAAGGACGTCAGCAAGCGGGTCTTCGACCGCAAGGCCGCCGAGAGCACCGAGGACGTCGAGCACCTGATGCGACCCGTGCTCCACGTCCCCGACTCCAAGCCCGCCGACGACCTGCTCCGCGAGATGCAGGCGCAGCGGCGCCACATCGCCGTGGTCGTCGACGAGTACGGCGGCACCGCCGGCATCGTGACCATCGAGGACGTGCTGGAGGAGATCGTCGGCGAGATCACCGACGAGTTCGACGCCGAGGAGACCGGCGTCGAGATCCTGCCCGACGGCGCCCGCCGGGTGCCGGCACGCTTCCCCGTCGACGACCTCGAGGACCTCGTCGGCGTGGCCGTGGAGGACGAGGACGTCGACTCCGTGGGCGGGCTGATGGCCAAGCACCTCGGCGTGGTCCCCATCCCCGGCTCCACGGTCGAGGTCGAGGGTCTGCAGCTGACCGCCGAGGAGGCCAAGGGCCGCCGCAAGAAGATCGGCACGGTGCTGGTGCGGCGCCTCGAGCCGGTCCCGGACCCCGAGGACGACGACGTCCCCGAGGAGCGCTGGTCCCGCTCCGAGCGCCGCGAGCGCGAGCGGGAGGACCGGGGCGACCGCGTCCGCTCCTCGCAGACCTAGACTCCGGCGCGTGGACGACACGGACGGCTGGCAGCCGCTGACCGACGACCTCGCCGACCAGCCCGGCGCGGAGGACCGCAAGCTCGCCGTGCTGGCCAAGGCGACCCGCGCCCGGGCCCGCGCCGCCGAGGGGGCCGCGCTGCGCGACCTCGACGGCCGCACCTACGCCGCCGCGACGGTCGACCTGCCCCACCTGCGGCTCAGCGCCCTGGGGGCCGCGGTCGCGATGGCGGTGGCCAGCGGGGCCGCCGGCCTCGAGGCGGCCGTGCTGCTGACCGGGTCCGACACCGTCGGCGACGACGAGCTCGCGGTGGTCGGCGACCTCGGCGGCGGCGGGGTCCTGGTGCTGCTCGGCGACCCGGCCGGACGGTTGCGGGCGCGGCGTACGACCTGACGCGGCGCGGGGTGGTGCGCCAGACCCCGGTCGCTGGCAGGGTGGGGGTGTCGACGTGCCATGATGGTTGCGATGAGCAACCACCCCAGGAGGTGTCCGGCATGACCGCCCTGCTGCCCCCGGCGTCACGGCGCCCGGCCAGCACCACCG harbors:
- a CDS encoding histidine triad nucleotide-binding protein, which gives rise to MSASSPVEDCLFCRIVAGEVPAEVVHRGDTTLAFRDVNPQAPTHVLVVPQAHHADAAALAQDDPATLARLVDAAREVAAAEGLDDGYRLVFNTGAQAGQTVFHVHLHLLGGRDLGWPPG
- a CDS encoding PhoH family protein; this encodes MVSLLGPRDEHLAQMEKAFAADVHVRGNRITLTGVPADVALAQRALDELVTIVRTGQGLSAETVERVIGMLKAETTERPADVLSLNILSNRGRTIRPKTLNQKRYVDSIDKHTIVFGIGPAGTGKTYLAMAKAVQALQAKKVNRIILTRPAVEAGERLGFLPGTLSEKIDPYLRPLYDALHDMLDPELIPKLLAANTIEVAPLAYMRGRSLNDAFIILDEAQNTSPEQMKMFLTRLGFGSKIVVTGDVTQVDLPSGTKSGLRVVEDILDDVEDIAFNRLTAHDVVRHRLVGKIVAAYDDFDARQEGDHPATARPAERRTGERG
- a CDS encoding 16S rRNA (uracil(1498)-N(3))-methyltransferase, encoding MSLPVFLGPVTDARVGDRVRVEGDEARHAVVVRRTRTGEQVVLTDGEGTAATGEVVEAQKNAFVVAVTEVRHEDRATPHVTVVQAVPKGDRGELAVEVLTEVGVDRVVPWAAARCVGVWRGERAEKSLAKWRATAREAGKQSRRAWLPEVRRLATTADVVALLKEADLGVVLHEAADTAFAALPVASDGVDVASVVVVVGPEGGLTDEEVAAFAAVAGTHVVTVGRSVLRTSTAGVVAVAALLSRTGRWA
- the hrcA gene encoding heat-inducible transcriptional repressor HrcA, whose translation is MQEDRRLAVLRAIVEDYVATREPVGSKALVERHALGVSPATVRNDMAALEEEGLIAQPHTSAGRIPTDKGYRFFVDRLTQVKPMSAAEKRAIARFLEGAHDLDDVISRSVRLLAQLTQQVAIVQYPTLARSTVRHVELVSLTETRVLLVLILSTGRVEQRVVELPEGLDAAALAELRGKILRAAVGERITEAATALGRLTEQVEPGDRTPVAVIGAALVEAMSNERTDERVVVGGTANLARFGDGFDRSIKPMLEALEEHVVLLQLLGEATSAGSVTVRIGAEGPYRELATTSVVATGYGPGEEVVGSLGVVGPTRMDYPGSMAAVRAVARYVSTILDQA
- the dnaJ gene encoding molecular chaperone DnaJ produces the protein MSQDPYEILGVSRDAEADEIKKAYRRLARQLHPDVNPDPATQERFKEVSAAYEVLADPEKRRMYDLGGDPFGRGGAGAGQGAGFSFTDIMDAFFGGQAGGAGQGRGPRPRSRRGQDALVRLEVDLAEAAFGVSRELKVDTAVLCTVCEGSGAAQGSTPVTCETCHGRGEVQQVQRSFLGEVRTLRACPACRGFGEIIPEPCRECSGDGRVRSRRTLTVKIPPGVDTGTRVQLAGEGETGPGGGPAGDLYVEIQVAPHEVFSRDGTDLRCHVTVPMTAAALGTTIKMPLLQADVAEADSEMDLWVDVEVRPGTQSGQEQVLRGRGIPHLRSQVRGDLVITIDVETPARLDDRQTELLQELARLRHEESPDGRIQQPHKGMFGRLRDAFHPR
- a CDS encoding ArsR/SmtB family transcription factor — protein: MSASRPVRRVDRQALQGLAHPLRVQLYDALVSEGAATASELGRRLGESSGSTSYHLRQLERHGFVETDPARGTGRERWWRATEEDLRTRGADFEDDPSAAEAYRILDTEWARSRRGRHESWRASRREWPMPWREAAGESTSHLRLDVEETAELMAEVVALMSSWAERTDGRDGDPRYRSVEVQANVFPNGRPPGVSTD
- a CDS encoding MBL fold metallo-hydrolase; the protein is MSDATPRPHGEPTLTELADRVWVVRHPWWDVNVTAVEGQRGLLLVDTHTSDASFAEVLEVVRRATRAPLVEVVNTHAHLDHVLGNAAARAAGEGVVVTGHEAGDWEGHLPRSVAAYDGPRAEEAAAAVVSPPDRTFSSVTAIDLGDRVVELVHPGRGHTDGDLLARVEDADVLVAGDLVEESGTPVWGEDSWPMEWPLSLDLALELVGPATVVVPGHGSPVDRDFVFEQRSSIGVVAETIRDLASRGVPASEALAAGQWPYPAEDLAHAVRRGYEHLPRSQKRLPLI
- a CDS encoding cytidine deaminase, translated to MDDTDGWQPLTDDLADQPGAEDRKLAVLAKATRARARAAEGAALRDLDGRTYAAATVDLPHLRLSALGAAVAMAVASGAAGLEAAVLLTGSDTVGDDELAVVGDLGGGGVLVLLGDPAGRLRARRTT
- the ybeY gene encoding rRNA maturation RNase YbeY; this encodes MSIEVQNESQVQLDEHRLQRLARSVLDRMRVHPLAELSVTAVDEATIAELNAKWMEKTGPTDVLAFPMDELRPGLVNAEPEEGVLGDLVLCPAVAAQQAEAAGHTTQDELDLLTVHGILHLLGYDHGEPDEHREMFALQAQLLGEFLGHESDAAQHAARQPAPTPDDRG
- a CDS encoding peptide methionine sulfoxide reductase, which translates into the protein MSGPDAVAALLARVPEGWSQASYDGRRWSVTRTTRAGGRSASVYAEALDGSAVVSTNAYALGEGWVLKPCEMPLAVVVDFLAGVETRPDPDRAPTGPD
- a CDS encoding hemolysin family protein, yielding MDGHGPALILTVVALVALAAVLASTEAATTSFSRARALELAHEQRPGAVHLLRVLDDPARHLNALLFLRLLSETAAVVLATAVAMSLLGRNDWSTALVATVVMFVVLFVVIGVGPRTIGRQRAEAVSLATAGAVLALSRVLGPLPRLLILVGNALTPGKGFSEGPFGSEAELREMVDLAEASSLIESDESRMIHSVFELGDTSVREVMVPRTDVVYIERQKTLRQAMSLFLRSGYSRVPVVGESLDDIIGFVYLKDVSKRVFDRKAAESTEDVEHLMRPVLHVPDSKPADDLLREMQAQRRHIAVVVDEYGGTAGIVTIEDVLEEIVGEITDEFDAEETGVEILPDGARRVPARFPVDDLEDLVGVAVEDEDVDSVGGLMAKHLGVVPIPGSTVEVEGLQLTAEEAKGRRKKIGTVLVRRLEPVPDPEDDDVPEERWSRSERREREREDRGDRVRSSQT
- a CDS encoding Gmad2 immunoglobulin-like domain-containing protein — its product is MPALPRLARPEQQPDEQRPAWWVPRVLAAATATTVVIGGISWAADRDRPAPPTDGAVDETRSVGATGGQEEPRDLAVTTYAVARGGTLLFADRHLVEDATGDDVQVAVQQLVSRQVVDDDLAPGWPEVEARVATRVGSDRVTVDLAGLDTDADVGRAQAATALQALVWTVDTATRSRLPVEVLLDGAPADALWGVPLGDPVVAEDGAVSRVLVDSPADGAVVSSAFTVRGWARSEDGRLAWRLVDDEEVVVREGTAEAERPGEVAAYDFDVSSPVGDFILVVSLAGGSRETKRLQVR